The Siniperca chuatsi isolate FFG_IHB_CAS linkage group LG17, ASM2008510v1, whole genome shotgun sequence genomic sequence GAGTTCTCGCCAGCGTGACTACGTGGAGAGTGCGTCAGTATGAGCGTGCATCTTTACTTGTGTGTTTCTCCCccttttgtgtgtacatgtcagctcagtgtgtgtgtgcacctgcaTGATCTGTAAGTGGGAGCATTTCTGTGTTTACACCTAAGTGGTTGGTTTCATCTTcctgtatttgcatgtgtttgtgtgtgtttccagacGTATCGCTGTTTGTGTGCAATCCCGTATGTGTTTTTGCATGCGCACATGTGCACACTCCTAGCTGTTCCCAGCTGGCGCGGTTGGTCACATGACCTGACTGAGGGGCGGCCATCAGCAGCGCCAGGAAACTgcctgcaggagagagagatagaggagagagagtgtCAGGCTGAGTTGAAGATGAGGGAGGGGTGTTGGGGAGTGGGAGCGTGCGTTGTGGGGGAGAAACTGGGGgcgggaggtgtgtgtgtgtgggaagggGGTGCtaaagagatgagagagagggaacagTGAGGAAGAGAAGTGAGGAGGGGggtgaaggaggaagaggaaggggtAATACAGTCGTCCTCGTCTTAAAATAACTACAGCTTGTAGGTTCCTGCAGAAACAACAGGAGAGACAGTCAGATAGTGAGACAGTCAGATGGGGTGGGGGGTCCTGGTTTTGTGTTGTCTAGTGTTTCGAACTACTTCCCCAGTCCCCTGTGTGCATCCTTGGCTTAGCCGCCACTGTATCTGGTCTGTGTGAAGTCTGTTTACGTTagatgtgtgtctttctgtctgcctttttgtttgtctgcacATATGGTTTGTGTGTTGCTCTGTTCATTTATATgctttgtgtgcgtgtttgttgtgtgtgtgcgtgcacgtgcTTGCTCTTGGCAGGAGATACAGCGCACACACTGATGATGGAGATCATTAGGAATTTCCTGCAGCtggggaggtggtggtggggtttTTGGAAGGGGGGGCAAGACGGGTGGGACATGAGTGGGTGgtggtgagaaagagaggagaggtcaGACTGAAGGAGAGTGtgagtgggtgggtgggtgggggggtgaTCTGTATATAAGAGTGTTAGTTGGAGTGTCTCTGTTTGActgacgtgtgtgtgcatggagctGCCGCACACTAAAGCCCAaagttcagctctgtttttgagGGTTGTTGGTGGTAATTTGTGTGCAAGCATGTGTGCCCCAGTAGTGCGATATGTGTGTATAACACTCTTCACCCCCTTTGGCTCACTTTTAAAAAACCCATGTCTGTTGGAAGAGTTTGGAAGTGCTTAGATTTTAGCTGTTCAGTGTTACTGCCTGTTGGGCTACAATGCACTGCAGTCAGGGCAAGACCTTATAACTTCAatggtgtttttttcccatttagTTGAATTAAAACTTTGCACAGTTTGGCTGAGTAttgaataaatattgaaaacGTTTTTCCTACAGtgggaagaaaaataaagactttaAACATGTCAACCTATCAGTTAAAGATTATGTCTAGGTTGTATTTAGGTTGTGCTCGTGTTAAATGAGCATGTCGTTCTATGTTGTGGCTGAAGTTGAATcaagtttgtttcttttatccCTCTTTTATCCCCAAGCTGATGTGAAATCACATTAATATGCATTAGAAATACTACATTTCCattagatttttaattttttttttactccacacTCCTTATAATTCATGGTTAAGTATTCGATTTGATTACTACACACAATGTGTATTCACAGTTCTTTGGCCACTTTAAAGTGATGCTGTGTAATATCATGTAATGTGCAATGTTTTATTGACAAAGTCAGACAGACATTTATCATGTGGAACATGACACACTTGTTTTCCCACtgttttacactgaaaacaccTCATGGATGACTTGAAAACAGTTAGTCAACAAGTTATCTAACAATTTTGTTGATTGTCTTTagcattatttttctcataattCTTTTGattgaggattttttttgtataaGTTGTGCATTGTCATGTTGTATGTAGGTTTGAGGCTGTTGGAGCTGCAGGTTGAGGTTGCATCAGGGTTGGGTTGGTGTGGAGGAATGAGAGGTTGATGGTAGCTGAGTTTCTTCACAGTGTCACTGTGGAACCCCCTCcccacctctctttctctcctggcCTCACATAcactttctccatctctctctctctctctctgcccgtcTCTCTGTTTTATCCCCCCTTCTTCTTATCTGTCTAAACCTCTCTGTGGAGCTCCCCCGCTCCTCCCCacaccacctctctctctctttctctctcctctccatgcccccccccccccatgctGTTTCGGTGCTGCTGCCTGTCTCTTAGCAACAACTGCACACCCGTTAGAGCTCAGTGAGTGCTTTTACAAACACACCCAggaacacacactcatacacgcacacactcgcagacacacacatgcgtgccagcacaaacacatccacactctcacacacacacgcagggtcTAGTTCCTCATTGAGGGTTGCTGCTGGCAGGCCTGTGAGTCTGCAAGCCTTTGTGGCAGTGAGATAGATGGGAAGAGAATAGATATGCTGTACAGCTACCATGTACAGAATGATTGTTCCTCTCACAACAGGGCAACTGCCCAAACTGGAAAATGACAGGTTCTTGTCTCTGATTTCACACTGGCACGTGCGCACATACACTCGCGTGTTGTTGCCTTTCCTGTAAGCACGCAATAGCACCAAAAAACTTTTACGTGCAGATGAAAAATGTACAAGatcaaaaatgttcaaacaatATCATTCATATGAGAGCTGCTCTTTGTGAAACAGATTCAACAGATCATCATGTGGGAGCAGAGCACACCATCGGCTGTTTTCACAGAGACAATACTACGCCACAGTGTGTTCCAAAGCCCCAGAGCCATTCACAGTAAAATGCACCAAAACGCATTTGCTACGTATGACGGTGAATATATTGGAATGGCGGCTGATGGATGCCAGGAGTGTTTgcttaaacaatgaatcataGTGGGAGCGTTTGATTGGCTGGCATCTAAGCCCTGTCAGAATGCCCCCCGTCGAGCACAGTAGACAgatatttgcatgtgtgtctttgttttgtgtgtgatcaTGCAtgactatatgtgtgtgtgtgtgacatgtatGTCTTTATGTGCAAAtcgatgtgtgagtgtgtgggaggATGAAGCTGTGGGGGCATATTtgaatgtgtctttgtgtgttggtatgtgtctgtgtgtgtgtgcctgtgagtGACAgagtgtgcatgtatgtgtaagCACATGTGCAGCAATGTTTAATTAAAGCATGTGTTCGTCTCCTTCTCTCACACACCGGTCAGATGGAGCCTTAATTAATGAATGCTGTTAATTAGAcgagaaagaaagtgagaatgagaatgggagagaagagagggagggagacagcaCTGGGCACAGGAGGGAGTGGGTGAGGGGGTTAAAGAaagtatgtgttgtgtgtgtgttcatctccATGTTTGTCTGTCCCAGTTGTGTCATTCCTCAGAGCAGCACAATGTTGAGGTTGGTCTGCTCCATGTGTGCAGCCCCAAACTCTGCTACAGTAAAACTctcacactcctcctccttctcttcctctacTGTTTCCTCCTCTCGCCTCCTTCAactttttctccctccttcttaaatctctgtctgtctatcccTCCACTTACCACCCTTTCCCTGCCTCAATCATGTCTTTCACCTCCCTGTATTTCTTCTGTCTCCTGCCCTCTCTTATACTTTCTCACCCATAAACCTACTCATTCTAATGTCtttcaccccccacccccacccccgtccccctctttctccctccctgaTAATCAGAGCCATATGttggagagggaggcagagagatcTGAGGATGGACAGGATTGTGTTGTATGTGGAGAGTGTGGTACAGTGTTTGAGCCAGCCGTGCGTGTATACAAGTATGTGTGCAAGTGTGGCACGCATACTTGTaattgtgtttgaatgtgtgcaaGCATGCAGTCACGTGTGAGTCTGATAGCACGTGTGGTCCAGATTTCGTAAGACTTGTGTCTGTTCTGGCTGTCTGTACTTCcatttctcctctgctctgggTTTCTATAATCCCTCCATCattcctgtctttctgtcaccttcatctctccatcctcttAACACCTCTCTATTCATCACCTCTCTGCTTCCCCCTGGTGGCTGCGATTATTCACACATTCTCATTCTTGTTGCACCCTCCAAGTCTAGTGCTTTGTAACGCATTTGAATAGTTTTGGTGAAATGTggcattcagtgtgtgtgtgtgcttttcacCACTACTcaactgttttatattataatttatgGATTTTTACAACATGTTCATCTACTCACTCAAATATGGTGAGACTGAAAAATGTTGCACAACTCACTCAATCGAATACACAATACACGATTATGTGAGTCTGCTCATCATCCTGTAGTGAGGATCcccagtgtgtgtgagcacattgAAAATCCAATAGCATAGATATTGCTGACTTACATGTGTACCTACAATCTGCTGGTTCAAAATGAACTACTAAGTATAATTAGAGTTTAGAAATTTATATTGCAAATTTGATGCATGCTGTGACATTCTGTACAAATTTcttattctctttttctttctgctccaccctcctccacccttctttctttttcttttttccccactcaCCATTTCTCCCACATTCTTCAACTCCCTGtcccttcctctgtctgtctgtatctctctttttctcactccaGCAACCATGGGCAAAAGACAGGagcagaggggagagagagaagtatgTGAGCTCTCCACTGCAGTATTGATGACCCAATGATCCCCTGCAGAACAGAGCcagtcaggcagacagagtGAGGCTCAactcagaatcaaaatcagaatcagtgCCACAACCATTCGGTAAAAGCAACCAATTGAGCAGGATATGAATGGTAAATGTAATCTAATGTTGTAATGCTGTTGTGTGGGTGGCACAGTTAATAGAGTAGAGTGCATTACGGATTAGGTTTATGGCCCATTGCCAAAAATGTTGATGATTCTATCACACAACCACAATTTCATCTGTGCTgcaaattttatatttttatatgtacCATTTTTGATGCCTTACAGTGACCAATATATTTAGTGGCAAGGAGTTTATATTAAATGTCTTAAATGCAACAAGGAGATGTTAACTTATTTCCTATCCGGctgataattgtttttatttctcttcttaGGTCCTTAAATTGTCTTGCCAGCTGCTAGAGGAAGACAACTACAAAGAAGAAACACTCATTTTcatacagcagaaaaaaatccctctttttcctccctcaGTACCAGCAAGACCATCCACTGAATGAGTGGCTTGTCAGATCACCTACTTTCAGGCCAAACTGGGGCTCCAGTGGGCTGTGGTGGGACTCAGGCAGAGgaaacagtgtgtgtggaggggctGGCAGGTCCTGAGCTCTGGACCAGGGAGCTTGGGCTCCAGGAGGGGTCCCAGGATCCCTCTAATGATGGACTGGCACCGGTGACCTCTGACcactttccctcctcctccccttctgcCCTGGCCAACGGCCTGCATCTACAGAGAAGGCTGGGGCACAGCTCCTGCCGGCGGAGGCAGACAGAGACTCACACTACCGCTGAGACACATACATTTGCAGAGACACTTAGAAACATGCAAACGCACATAGACCCAGATGTGCATGCACAGGCTGTTTCACACGCACATGTGGATAATTGTGGACACATGGATATCAACACACATACGGGTTCTATAGGGCCAGAACACACCAGAACTCTCACACCAGAGGCCATACACACAACCTCACCTCAACCCCTGTCTTTGACACTTGGCAGTCGTCCTGCCTCCACCAATCAGCTGGCAGCCCCAGTTCTCACTGCAGAGACAGCCATGTCCACAACCTTTTGTCCAGTCCCTATTGgtccaaacacaaatacaggcTCCACTCCTCTTCCTGTGGAGGTAGAGAAGAAGTATGCACTCCGCAGCTCTGGACGTCCCCGCTTTCCCTGTCACCTGCGCAAATCCTCCCGCCTCCGCCGAAGCATAGAGGATGGGGAGAAGAGAGCAGcaagggagaggggaggagaggaggaggatgaagtaCCGGAGGAGAAGATCTGGAGGGttaaagaggaggaggtggctgTTGGTGAGAAAGAAGAGCGTTCGTCTGTGGAGGCTGTTCTCCCCACGGCTCCCTGCCCTACAGACATTGCTCTTGCTCTAACTGTGCCCAAACCTGTTCCTAAAGCTATACCTAAACCTGGGCCCAGACTTGGGCATAGACCTGGACCTAAATCCAGGTCTAGGCCCACACCAAAATCTGTCCATAAAGCAGGTCCTAAAAGTGTCATGAAAAAGCGTCAGGCAGCCCAGTCCATGGTTCAACGTGCTACCCCTCATCTCCCATTTGCAAACACATCCACCATCCCTGCACCTCTGCTAACTGTGAAGGAGGAACCTGTTGTGGAGTTGGGGGCATCTCCTCCCAATAACCGGAGACGTGGGCGTTTTGTCGGTGTAAGTTAATTTACAGTTACAAATCATTGTAGTTACTCCTTGACATAACACACAATTTCATACCATGTATGAAATAGATGTTTATACAATTTGCAattgtatgttttatgttggCCTCTGCTTTACAGGTGAGAAAGATTGTTGTCAAGGTGGCTCGCATTCCCGTCAGCCTTAGCCGCCGACAGAAGAGCTACAAGATTTCCAATTTGGAGACAGTTACAGGGACAGAGAAAGGCAATGATGGCGGTCTGGAGGGCTCAGAGGCAGTTCGAGAGCCGACCCCACTTCTCCGCATGAAGAACAATGGGAAGAGTGTTATGGTGATGTTCCCTCCTGGAGAACTGCCTGTTATTCTCAAACGCAGGCGGGGACGACCACCCAAACAGGCTCTGCCAGGAATACCGGGAGAGCCTCCGAATGCCGGGAATGCTGGTGGTAACGGAGACCAGCCCAAGAAGCCCCAGAGGCGGCGTCGGACTAAGCTCCCTTGCCCTTATCCATCCTATGTTAATGATACTAATGATGTGAAAATAGAGTATGGGGATGTTTTGTCCAAACTCGCCTTCTTAAACCGCCAGCCCCCTGCCACTGGTCGCTGCTCTCCCCCTCGCTGCTGGACACCCAGTGAGCCAGAAAGCTTTCATACCCCCTTGGAAAACCCTGGAATATCCACCCTGCTCCACCGGCTCACTGGGTATAGACGCCCTCGAGGTGGCAGAGGAGGGGGCATtggaagaggtggaggagcagcagggggGATTGGGGGAAGTGAACGCAATAAGAGCACCTTCAGTGACTTCTTTGAATCCATTGGCAAGAAACGGAAACCGAGCCCCCTTTCTGAGCATGGATTACCTAGGAAAAGGGGAAAGGGTGGAGGTGGGGTTGGTAGGGGAGGGGGTATCGTAGGAACTGAGCCTGGgggagagaaaataatcaaGAAGAGACGTGCGAGAAAAAATGGTGCATTTAAAGGGGAAGGGGTGTCAATGGGGCAGGACTGGCCCAATGGGGCAGGTGGCTGGGGGGAGGACAAAGAGAAAGGTTTGGGTGGGTATCAGCTCTGTGGATCTCAAAGGGGGGGCTTTGCCTCCTGTGAGGTTGGAAGGGGAGGTGCCTACAGCAGTCCAGGAGGAAGCAGAGGGGTTGGGCCAGCTGGGGAGGAGTCACAAGGCCTGTTTGCTGGATATTTCCGGTCACTGCTCGACTCAGATGACTCGTCAGACCTGTTGGACATCTCCTCCTCGCAGTCAGACCCCCGCAAAGCTTCATCCACCCCTGGTTATGAGCCATCCAGTCCAGCTACAGGTCACAGCTGGTCCCCTGCATTCCCCAAGTGGAGCACCAAGGGTGCAGGTTCTGGGGTTGAGGGTTCAGCGCAGACACATTGCTCCTCATCTAGGCCTCCATACAGCTATGGGAGCCTGGCCCAAACATCCCCCACCACTTCTACCTATCCCAAATccactcctccatctctctcacactctcctAGCTCCCCCCATCCTGCCTCTTATGGCCACTTCTCCTCTGGctactcctcctcttctcctgcaGTGCCACAGAGATCATCAGACTGCAGTTTTGCATATGGATCTGGACACAGCAGTGGCAAGGCCACCACTGCTGGGCAAATGGGTTATTCTAGCTATCAGGCAGCAGCCAAGCGAGGCTATAGTGGATATCCTGCAGCTGGTCAGTCCTCCATGGTGCGGGGGGAGTCGACAGGACCCACATCACCAGGAGGAGGGTACATGTCTGTGGCCAAAAGTGGCcccttcagctcctcctcctctccagaaGGTTACAAACAGTACAACTCCAATCAGTGGAGCTACAGGTAAATTATTTGTGGTGGCTTGTCATCataaaaaatactcaaaaagtAATACATTGAATTCAAGAAATTTCTGAGTgactttttcacacaaaaatctGACTTGGTATAAAAGGGTTTTTAATGAATAGGTGATTCAGGTGTACTGTGTTTTCTTCAACTAAAAGTACTAAAAGTACAAACTAATAAAAGTCTGACCAGAGCAGGATCAAAAAGATTTGAATTGCTCAATATAAATGTTTCACCctatcattttcaattttaCCATGTCCACCATGTGCTAATTAACCTGACATTAGTTAACTTAGGGCTAAAACATGCACTGTGTTTATCCAACTTAAGAATCCATAGTCAGAACCTGCATTCATAGTTTTCTCTTCAGGTTCC encodes the following:
- the ahdc1 gene encoding AT-hook DNA-binding motif-containing protein 1 codes for the protein MSGLSDHLLSGQTGAPVGCGGTQAEETVCVEGLAGPELWTRELGLQEGSQDPSNDGLAPVTSDHFPSSSPSALANGLHLQRRLGHSSCRRRQTETHTTAETHTFAETLRNMQTHIDPDVHAQAVSHAHVDNCGHMDINTHTGSIGPEHTRTLTPEAIHTTSPQPLSLTLGSRPASTNQLAAPVLTAETAMSTTFCPVPIGPNTNTGSTPLPVEVEKKYALRSSGRPRFPCHLRKSSRLRRSIEDGEKRAARERGGEEEDEVPEEKIWRVKEEEVAVGEKEERSSVEAVLPTAPCPTDIALALTVPKPVPKAIPKPGPRLGHRPGPKSRSRPTPKSVHKAGPKSVMKKRQAAQSMVQRATPHLPFANTSTIPAPLLTVKEEPVVELGASPPNNRRRGRFVGVRKIVVKVARIPVSLSRRQKSYKISNLETVTGTEKGNDGGLEGSEAVREPTPLLRMKNNGKSVMVMFPPGELPVILKRRRGRPPKQALPGIPGEPPNAGNAGGNGDQPKKPQRRRRTKLPCPYPSYVNDTNDVKIEYGDVLSKLAFLNRQPPATGRCSPPRCWTPSEPESFHTPLENPGISTLLHRLTGYRRPRGGRGGGIGRGGGAAGGIGGSERNKSTFSDFFESIGKKRKPSPLSEHGLPRKRGKGGGGVGRGGGIVGTEPGGEKIIKKRRARKNGAFKGEGVSMGQDWPNGAGGWGEDKEKGLGGYQLCGSQRGGFASCEVGRGGAYSSPGGSRGVGPAGEESQGLFAGYFRSLLDSDDSSDLLDISSSQSDPRKASSTPGYEPSSPATGHSWSPAFPKWSTKGAGSGVEGSAQTHCSSSRPPYSYGSLAQTSPTTSTYPKSTPPSLSHSPSSPHPASYGHFSSGYSSSSPAVPQRSSDCSFAYGSGHSSGKATTAGQMGYSSYQAAAKRGYSGYPAAGQSSMVRGESTGPTSPGGGYMSVAKSGPFSSSSSPEGYKQYNSNQWSYRQGYGGWSTDSFGHQYHGYSEYGSSESKDILDISNYTPQKAKRQPFPESLSESSSDSSHLGSAATGCGPSSTGGTYKQNESASVSGEGGQSSLSSLEKLMMDWHESASGPSYNWSQNVLFQGGGTSKPGRGRRKRTEPQSEKEGGSALHSDSPSSPSPTPTSGPKRGGVGGRGRGSRGGRGGLSPCQRERPSGAKGRGKAASTSGAGGAVTAGGLEGSGLFQEGLDYYSGDSSSLSPLATPNPAPPSTYLQEPCEYPSPYSAHPSTPSSEERYPALYPGESSSSLSPSVSSPPYPPKPTPPPPQSYHPVPSRTFSPSCSPSPRVTPHCATALSPSHRPPPKEFSQYDSPSYCSSPYWYGQTSHSGSPSPHSHSTHSNTAMHTHSNPHTSPHGNTHNPLASPNANTHTHMNPTTHDTHHHNTQPHANLSSHTNTHSTSHLLSHSNPHTNNQPHHNTHTNPNSHLSSRTHSNQSPSLHSHSTPVLYEECSPPSTVAPHKRDLTPHALSIGHRQGPLPHSLYPKPPLDSSPHQEDISTFSLSHQSYQGMGHRFASQAAQGGGVLCQLLDPANDDSFSVTSL